One window from the genome of Bacillus weihaiensis encodes:
- a CDS encoding YbbR-like domain-containing protein — MDKLIDNPWVMRSIALFLALMLYVSVNIDQTTSSTSQPLGFFGDSPTSDETIVTDIPVVTYFDQDNLVVTGIPETVSVTLEGSTSAITKASKLKDFEVYADLTNLSLGTHNVRLKTKNLANDLTASVNPKVITVTLEEKITKSFTVDVDFLNEDKLEEGYTPDQPIVNPNSINITASKEIIDRIDSVKSTINLEDAKETVTQDARITVYDKDGNALPVEVEPSVVDVTVPIKSPSKALPFKITREGELGAGLSILSLEPDPNEITVYGPLSVLEQLEVIDGVKVDLSKIKEDSIIEIDVPKPDGVNKVVPEKINIKVDVEEQEEKEFSAKVINEVGLSEGKQFDFIDPDSGALDVTIYGAPSIIQDINEDDIELYVNLSDLNDGEHEVDVQVNGPQNITWTLEKKQVKVKISSAS; from the coding sequence ATGGATAAACTAATTGATAACCCTTGGGTCATGAGAAGTATTGCTTTATTCTTAGCATTGATGTTGTATGTATCTGTTAATATAGACCAAACAACGTCTTCAACTAGCCAGCCGCTAGGATTTTTTGGTGATTCGCCTACATCAGATGAAACAATCGTCACAGACATCCCGGTTGTTACATATTTTGATCAAGACAATTTAGTTGTGACAGGGATACCTGAAACAGTAAGTGTCACATTGGAAGGTTCAACTTCTGCCATTACAAAGGCGAGTAAATTAAAAGATTTTGAAGTATATGCAGATTTAACTAACCTTTCTTTGGGTACACATAATGTACGCTTAAAAACAAAAAATCTTGCGAATGATTTAACAGCTTCCGTTAATCCGAAAGTCATTACTGTGACGCTTGAAGAGAAAATCACGAAGTCCTTTACAGTGGATGTTGATTTTCTTAATGAAGATAAATTAGAAGAAGGATATACACCAGATCAGCCAATCGTGAATCCTAATAGTATAAATATTACAGCTTCGAAAGAAATCATTGATCGGATTGACTCTGTGAAATCAACTATTAATCTTGAAGATGCCAAAGAAACGGTGACTCAAGATGCACGTATTACCGTATATGATAAAGATGGGAATGCACTTCCAGTTGAAGTGGAGCCATCTGTAGTAGATGTAACCGTACCAATAAAGAGTCCAAGTAAAGCACTACCTTTTAAGATCACACGAGAAGGTGAGCTTGGAGCAGGATTAAGTATATTGAGCTTAGAGCCAGATCCTAATGAAATTACCGTTTACGGTCCCCTTAGTGTTTTAGAGCAGTTAGAGGTAATTGATGGAGTAAAAGTAGATCTTTCTAAGATCAAGGAAGATTCAATTATTGAAATTGACGTGCCTAAACCTGATGGAGTAAACAAAGTCGTTCCAGAAAAAATCAACATAAAAGTGGATGTGGAAGAACAAGAAGAAAAGGAGTTCTCAGCCAAAGTTATTAATGAGGTAGGACTTTCAGAAGGAAAACAATTTGATTTCATTGATCCTGATTCTGGAGCGTTAGACGTGACGATCTATGGAGCCCCATCAATCATTCAAGATATAAATGAAGACGATATTGAATTGTATGTGAATTTATCAGATTTAAATGATGGAGAGCATGAAGTAGACGTACAAGTGAATGGACCACAGAATATAACGTGGACATTGGAGAAAAAACAAGTAAAAGTCAAAATATCTTCAGCCTCTTAA
- the cdaA gene encoding diadenylate cyclase CdaA, with the protein MGYEDIPVLHYLGIAVDILLVWYVIYKLIMVIRGTKAVQLLKGITVIIIVRMLSQYLGLSTLQWLMDQALTWGFLAIIIIFQPELRRALEQLGRGRLFSRGNIPGEEDPELTIESIIKATDYMAKRRIGALITIEKETGMSDYIETGIPLHSRLSSELLINIFIPNTPLHDGAVILQKNQIAAAACYLPLSESPFISKELGTRHRAALGISEVTDSLTIIVSEETGSVSAARNSELQRNLSQDELRKILQKELNAPTKTTSSTRWQWRGKKNG; encoded by the coding sequence ATGGGATATGAGGATATACCAGTATTGCATTACCTCGGTATAGCTGTTGACATACTCCTTGTTTGGTATGTAATTTATAAACTGATTATGGTAATAAGGGGAACAAAGGCGGTACAGCTCTTAAAAGGCATTACAGTGATCATTATTGTCCGCATGCTTAGTCAATACTTAGGTCTAAGTACATTGCAATGGCTAATGGATCAAGCGCTGACGTGGGGATTCTTGGCAATCATTATCATTTTCCAACCAGAGCTACGGAGGGCATTAGAACAGTTAGGAAGAGGTCGTTTATTTTCTAGAGGCAATATACCTGGAGAAGAAGATCCTGAATTAACCATTGAATCAATTATTAAAGCAACTGATTATATGGCGAAACGTAGGATTGGAGCTCTTATTACGATTGAGAAAGAAACTGGAATGAGTGATTACATAGAAACGGGGATACCACTTCATTCAAGACTATCCTCAGAACTATTAATTAATATTTTTATTCCAAATACCCCGCTACATGATGGCGCAGTGATTCTTCAAAAGAATCAAATTGCAGCAGCGGCTTGTTACTTACCATTATCAGAAAGTCCATTTATATCAAAAGAGTTAGGCACAAGGCATAGAGCTGCATTAGGCATAAGTGAAGTAACAGATAGTTTAACTATTATCGTTTCAGAAGAAACTGGAAGTGTTTCTGCTGCTAGAAATAGTGAGCTACAACGTAACCTATCTCAGGACGAGTTACGAAAGATCCTACAAAAGGAATTAAATGCTCCTACTAAGACCACTTCCTCAACCCGCTGGCAATGGAGGGGGAAAAAGAATGGATAA
- a CDS encoding anti-sigma factor family protein, with the protein MGCSNEFVQLLHKYMDYELTDVEEKEVKEHLQSCQDCSDHFHQLEKAVALVQSTSHIEAPSDFTQSIMDKLPKEKRTVSWNRWMKGHPLLSAASLFILLMTGSLFSAWSGDQNFSVSKHSNLVVENSKVTVPEGEIVKGDVTVKNGTLTINGTIDGDVTVINGEKYVASAGQVTGDIEEVDQMFEWLWYHIKSISKDVVTVLD; encoded by the coding sequence ATGGGCTGTTCTAATGAATTTGTTCAGCTATTGCATAAATATATGGATTACGAGTTAACGGATGTGGAGGAAAAAGAGGTAAAAGAACATTTGCAATCTTGTCAGGATTGTTCTGATCATTTTCATCAGCTTGAAAAAGCAGTCGCATTAGTACAAAGTACGTCTCACATTGAGGCTCCATCTGATTTTACTCAATCCATTATGGATAAGTTACCTAAAGAAAAAAGAACCGTATCTTGGAACAGGTGGATGAAGGGTCATCCGTTATTATCAGCGGCATCGTTATTCATTCTATTAATGACAGGAAGCTTATTTTCCGCATGGTCTGGTGATCAGAATTTTAGTGTGTCGAAGCACTCCAATTTAGTGGTCGAGAATAGTAAAGTAACAGTACCGGAGGGTGAAATCGTAAAAGGTGATGTTACTGTAAAAAATGGAACCTTAACAATCAATGGAACAATTGATGGAGATGTAACGGTCATAAATGGTGAAAAGTATGTTGCTTCTGCTGGACAGGTAACAGGAGATATTGAAGAAGTAGACCAAATGTTTGAATGGCTTTGGTACCATATAAAATCTATATCAAAAGATGTTGTTACCGTACTAGATTAA
- the sigW gene encoding RNA polymerase sigma factor SigW, with protein METIIKKRIKQVKKGDQNAYAEIVDLYKDKIYQLCYRMLGNAHEAEDIAQEAFIRAYVNIHTFDMNKKFSTWLYRIATNLSIDRIRKKKPDYYLDAEIAGTEGLTMYSQIAANDALPEDELETMELQQLIQKEILKLPDKYRSVIVLKYIDELSLIEISEILEIPIGTVKTRIHRGREALRKQLRHL; from the coding sequence ATGGAAACTATTATAAAGAAACGAATAAAACAAGTGAAAAAAGGGGATCAAAATGCATATGCGGAAATTGTAGACTTATACAAGGATAAGATCTATCAATTATGCTATCGAATGCTTGGTAATGCCCATGAGGCTGAAGATATCGCTCAGGAGGCCTTTATAAGAGCATATGTAAATATTCATACCTTTGATATGAATAAAAAATTCTCTACTTGGTTATACCGAATTGCAACAAACCTTTCTATCGACCGTATACGGAAGAAGAAACCAGATTATTATCTTGACGCTGAAATTGCAGGTACAGAAGGATTAACAATGTATTCTCAAATTGCTGCAAATGATGCTCTGCCAGAAGACGAGCTCGAAACAATGGAACTGCAGCAATTGATTCAAAAAGAGATCCTTAAGCTTCCGGATAAGTATAGATCGGTTATTGTATTGAAATACATCGATGAGCTTTCGTTAATTGAAATTAGTGAAATTCTGGAGATCCCGATTGGTACAGTAAAAACCCGTATTCATAGAGGCAGAGAAGCGTTAAGGAAGCAATTAAGGCACTTATAA
- the pdaB gene encoding polysaccharide deacetylase family sporulation protein PdaB codes for MNRFHVIHIKKIKQVALIMIAAFFTAGILYVENVLNYPVFSTSEGPKAIYKGDSTKKEIALTFDISWGDVKAEEILATLEKEKVNNATFFLSASWAESHPDVVKQILDSGHQIGSMGYNYKNYRDLEPNEIRKDLSLAQETFTKLGIKDIHLLRPPSGVFDKEVLKIAQQLGYTIVHYSIDSEDWTNPGVQKIVDNTTKGLKGGDIILLHASDSAKQTNEALPLILNNMKKAGLKNINVEDLIANAETKSSEVK; via the coding sequence ATGAATAGGTTCCACGTAATCCATATTAAAAAAATTAAGCAAGTTGCTCTTATCATGATAGCTGCATTCTTCACAGCAGGCATTCTATACGTAGAAAATGTGTTGAATTATCCTGTGTTCTCAACATCAGAAGGACCGAAAGCAATCTACAAAGGAGATTCTACAAAAAAAGAGATAGCCTTAACATTTGATATTAGCTGGGGAGATGTAAAAGCTGAGGAGATATTAGCCACACTAGAAAAAGAGAAAGTAAATAATGCAACGTTTTTCCTTTCAGCATCATGGGCAGAAAGCCACCCCGATGTCGTAAAGCAAATTTTAGATAGCGGGCATCAAATTGGTAGCATGGGATACAACTATAAAAACTATAGAGATTTAGAACCAAATGAAATTAGAAAGGATCTCTCATTAGCGCAAGAAACGTTCACTAAACTAGGCATAAAGGATATTCACTTACTCAGACCCCCTAGTGGAGTATTCGATAAAGAGGTTTTAAAGATTGCACAGCAATTAGGTTACACAATTGTTCACTACAGTATTGATTCGGAAGATTGGACAAATCCAGGGGTACAAAAAATCGTCGATAACACGACAAAAGGATTGAAAGGCGGAGATATCATTTTACTTCACGCTTCAGATTCCGCTAAACAAACAAACGAAGCATTACCTCTCATCCTTAACAACATGAAAAAAGCAGGACTTAAAAATATAAATGTCGAAGATCTTATCGCAAATGCTGAAACCAAATCTTCTGAGGTGAAATAA
- a CDS encoding KinB-signaling pathway activation protein: MKSRNWVRLFLSTLLVGGITSGIIGFILRWGEYKELFIHFDVIEILSILTWLFGVGLIFSVISQMGFFAYLTIHRFGLGIFRSYWGLVQVILIIFVLFDLVYFRYQFFAEAEEAVTSYLLVAGYVFIFALIVAMVKRRDTNKEAFIPAVFFMIVVTTIEWFPALRVNEESWLFFMLIPIQICNAYQLLMLPRFLQNKKS, from the coding sequence TTGAAAAGTCGTAATTGGGTTCGTTTATTTTTAAGTACATTACTTGTAGGCGGAATTACCTCAGGTATTATTGGATTTATTCTTAGGTGGGGAGAGTATAAGGAACTGTTTATCCATTTCGATGTGATAGAAATCCTTTCTATACTCACATGGTTATTTGGGGTAGGACTTATATTTAGTGTAATTAGCCAGATGGGATTCTTTGCTTATTTAACCATACATCGGTTTGGCCTAGGAATCTTCAGGTCTTACTGGGGCTTGGTTCAAGTAATTCTCATTATTTTTGTTTTATTTGATTTAGTGTACTTCCGTTATCAATTTTTTGCAGAAGCGGAAGAAGCAGTAACGTCATATCTTTTAGTAGCAGGGTATGTATTCATTTTTGCCCTAATTGTTGCAATGGTAAAAAGAAGGGATACAAATAAAGAAGCATTCATTCCTGCTGTGTTTTTTATGATTGTGGTTACTACAATAGAATGGTTTCCGGCATTAAGAGTTAATGAAGAAAGCTGGCTGTTTTTTATGCTAATTCCAATACAAATTTGTAATGCATATCAGCTATTAATGCTTCCGAGATTTCTGCAAAATAAAAAGAGCTAA
- the gerD gene encoding spore germination lipoprotein GerD yields MKRYLLLMTFTLTIFGVFSTGCAPREESSGQMDYEETKKMVVDILKTDDGKKALQEVMKDEEMMQTLIMDQNVVKQTIEETLTSEKGTEFWKKVFEDPKFVESFATSIKDEHEKVIKELMKDPDYQKMLMEIFQDPEMEKSMVTAVKSQDFRKHLQDVIMETLSSPLYKAKIQDTLLKAAEEMGQQGGSGQQESEQGGDSSGGGESDSSQEEGNGGN; encoded by the coding sequence ATGAAGAGATACTTGCTCCTCATGACTTTTACTCTCACCATATTTGGGGTTTTCTCTACAGGATGTGCCCCTAGAGAAGAATCTAGTGGTCAAATGGATTATGAAGAAACGAAGAAAATGGTAGTTGATATATTAAAGACAGATGATGGAAAGAAAGCTTTACAAGAAGTAATGAAAGACGAAGAAATGATGCAAACCCTTATCATGGATCAAAACGTTGTGAAGCAAACAATTGAAGAAACCCTCACAAGTGAAAAAGGAACAGAATTTTGGAAAAAGGTTTTTGAAGATCCTAAATTTGTGGAAAGCTTCGCCACGAGTATTAAGGATGAACATGAAAAAGTGATTAAAGAATTAATGAAAGATCCTGACTATCAGAAGATGCTGATGGAAATTTTTCAAGATCCTGAAATGGAAAAATCAATGGTGACTGCTGTAAAGAGCCAGGATTTTAGGAAGCACCTACAGGACGTTATCATGGAAACTCTGTCTAGTCCTCTATATAAAGCAAAAATTCAAGACACCCTTCTAAAAGCAGCAGAAGAAATGGGACAACAAGGCGGTAGTGGACAACAAGAAAGCGAACAAGGCGGAGACAGTAGTGGTGGCGGAGAATCTGATAGTAGCCAAGAAGAAGGTAATGGCGGTAACTAA
- a CDS encoding Mrp/NBP35 family ATP-binding protein produces the protein MLREEELRNIIGQLQDPFLHKPLEELNAIDEIKIKSEKSHVSIKIGISKMNTPEQLQLQQDIVALVKEAGAQTVGLRFHELPQETIAAYQDETPQGAGSLLSPASKTTFIAIASGKGGVGKSTVSVNLAVALARLGKKVGLIDADIYGFSVPDMMGITKRPVVRGEKIIPVERFGVQVISMGFFVEDNAPVIWRGPMLGKMLNNFFNEVEWGDLDYLLLDLPPGTGDVALDVHSMLPSCKEIIVSTPHPTAAFVAARAGAMALQTDHEVIGVVENMAYFESALTGEKEYVFGRGGGEKLAEELRVPLLGKIPLQQPDWDEEDFAPSVYATEHPIGQIYKNIGERVIGLIPAKA, from the coding sequence ATGCTAAGAGAAGAAGAATTACGAAACATTATCGGACAACTTCAAGATCCTTTTTTACATAAACCTTTGGAAGAATTAAATGCAATTGATGAAATAAAAATAAAAAGTGAAAAATCACATGTAAGTATAAAAATCGGTATCTCCAAAATGAATACACCTGAACAGTTGCAATTGCAACAAGATATTGTAGCACTTGTTAAAGAGGCAGGGGCACAAACGGTAGGACTTCGTTTTCACGAGTTACCACAGGAAACAATAGCAGCATACCAAGATGAGACACCTCAGGGAGCAGGCTCTTTGTTGTCTCCTGCTTCTAAGACTACATTTATCGCGATCGCTAGTGGAAAGGGTGGAGTAGGGAAGTCGACCGTATCCGTTAATTTGGCTGTAGCTTTAGCACGCTTAGGGAAAAAGGTTGGCTTAATTGACGCTGATATATACGGCTTTAGTGTACCAGATATGATGGGGATTACAAAAAGACCTGTCGTTCGTGGAGAGAAGATCATTCCGGTCGAAAGATTTGGTGTTCAGGTTATCTCTATGGGATTTTTTGTAGAGGATAATGCTCCTGTTATTTGGAGAGGGCCAATGCTTGGGAAAATGTTAAATAATTTCTTTAATGAAGTGGAATGGGGAGATCTAGATTATCTTCTATTAGATCTACCACCAGGCACTGGGGATGTAGCATTAGATGTTCATTCTATGCTGCCTTCTTGTAAAGAAATCATTGTTTCAACGCCACATCCTACTGCAGCTTTTGTTGCAGCAAGAGCGGGTGCTATGGCTTTACAGACCGATCATGAAGTAATAGGGGTTGTAGAGAACATGGCGTACTTTGAAAGTGCGCTTACTGGTGAGAAGGAATATGTGTTCGGACGTGGTGGTGGAGAGAAATTAGCGGAAGAACTTAGAGTACCTTTATTGGGAAAAATCCCGCTTCAACAGCCTGATTGGGATGAAGAGGATTTTGCCCCTTCTGTATATGCTACCGAGCATCCAATAGGACAGATCTATAAAAATATAGGTGAGCGAGTAATAGGCTTAATTCCAGCTAAGGCATAA
- the cwlD gene encoding N-acetylmuramoyl-L-alanine amidase CwlD, with amino-acid sequence MKNKLKWIGFTAGFIVLLILFQWQFTDDDSWDSWNLPLSGKVIYIDPGHGGPDGGAVGDDTLEKDISLSISLLLRDYLQEQGALVMLTREEDIDLADENTKGYSKRKAEDLRNRVKMINESNADLFLSIHLNAIPSAKWSGAQTFYDGRFVENEHIAKYIQDELRRNLENTSRVARPIDGVYLMKNMEKPGALVEVGFLSNPNEERLLATEEYQQKVSASIYNGVLRYFSNEKNPPE; translated from the coding sequence ATGAAAAATAAATTAAAATGGATTGGTTTTACCGCTGGCTTTATCGTACTACTTATTCTCTTTCAATGGCAATTTACAGATGATGATTCTTGGGATTCTTGGAATTTGCCCTTAAGTGGTAAGGTTATTTATATTGACCCTGGTCATGGTGGTCCAGATGGAGGGGCAGTAGGGGATGATACATTAGAGAAGGATATTTCTTTAAGCATATCATTACTTCTAAGGGATTACTTACAAGAACAGGGAGCATTGGTTATGTTAACCCGTGAGGAAGATATTGATTTAGCGGATGAAAATACGAAAGGCTATAGTAAACGTAAAGCCGAAGATTTGAGAAATCGTGTAAAAATGATAAATGAATCAAATGCGGACTTATTTTTATCGATTCATTTGAATGCCATCCCGTCTGCTAAATGGAGCGGGGCACAGACATTCTATGATGGACGATTTGTAGAGAATGAGCATATTGCCAAGTACATTCAAGATGAATTAAGGCGTAACTTAGAGAATACTTCACGTGTGGCGAGACCAATTGATGGTGTTTATCTCATGAAAAACATGGAAAAACCAGGTGCTTTAGTGGAGGTTGGTTTCTTATCTAATCCAAATGAGGAGAGGTTATTAGCAACCGAAGAGTATCAACAAAAAGTATCTGCTTCCATTTACAACGGGGTCCTAAGGTACTTTTCAAATGAAAAAAATCCTCCGGAATAA
- a CDS encoding DUF2521 family protein, which yields MSEIISLKQKRHQKELKYEKKMLRELTLAEIKAKIDECFSGFSSSVKKNVIEDGCVDFAIEAFMLGAKYSRFGYLGETMEAANSRCYHEEKQLTDELYDYYINWGKYRGSDSSLEEVHLACEHYIHSWWKQGYMKGEKRYKLRLH from the coding sequence ATGAGTGAAATCATTTCGTTGAAGCAAAAGAGACATCAAAAGGAATTAAAGTATGAGAAGAAAATGTTGCGAGAGTTAACATTAGCAGAAATTAAAGCCAAAATTGATGAATGCTTTAGTGGTTTCTCTAGTTCGGTAAAGAAAAATGTCATTGAGGACGGATGTGTAGATTTCGCAATCGAAGCCTTTATGCTAGGTGCAAAGTATAGTCGATTCGGATACTTAGGTGAAACAATGGAGGCTGCGAACTCCCGTTGTTATCATGAGGAGAAGCAACTAACAGATGAACTATATGATTATTATATAAACTGGGGAAAATATCGTGGAAGTGATTCATCCTTAGAAGAAGTACATCTTGCATGTGAGCATTATATTCATTCTTGGTGGAAGCAAGGATATATGAAAGGTGAAAAGAGATATAAGCTAAGATTGCATTAA
- a CDS encoding glycine betaine uptake BCCT transporter, translating to MKKISNVFWITLALVLGAVIFGVSKPITFEEVTANIQEFITSAFGWYYLTLVTIVVIFCIFLIFSPIGAIKLGKPDEKPEYSKGTWFAMLFSAGMGIGLVFWGAAEPLSHFMSPPLAEGGTSAAYKESMRYTFFHWGIHAWGIYAIVALGLAYYKFRKDEPGLISATLKPVLGNRMNGPLGTLIDVLAVFATVIGVATTLGFGAAQINGGLTYLLGIPNNFTVQFIIIAVVTVLFMISAWSGLGKGIKYLSNTNMFLAIGLFILMFFIGPTILILNMFTDTVGGYIQNIAQMSFRIAPLNEEHRGWINGWTIFYWAWWISWSPFVGIFIARVSRGRTIREFLIGVLLLPAVVSFLWFATFGTSAIEIQKAGIVDLTQFATEEVLFAIFNQLPGSTILSIVAITLISTFFITSADSATFVLGMQTTYGSLTPSNSVKLTWGIAQSTVALILLYSGGLQALQNALIIAAFPFSFIIALMMISLYLSLTKEKKELGLYFKPTPKKKAPKV from the coding sequence ATGAAGAAAATATCAAATGTTTTTTGGATCACGCTAGCTTTAGTGCTAGGTGCGGTTATCTTTGGTGTTTCTAAGCCAATTACTTTTGAAGAGGTAACAGCCAATATACAAGAATTTATCACATCGGCTTTTGGATGGTATTATTTGACGCTCGTAACAATTGTCGTCATTTTCTGTATCTTTCTTATCTTTAGTCCGATTGGAGCAATAAAATTAGGAAAGCCGGATGAAAAGCCAGAGTATTCAAAGGGTACATGGTTTGCTATGCTATTCAGTGCTGGTATGGGAATAGGACTAGTATTCTGGGGTGCTGCAGAACCACTTTCGCACTTTATGAGCCCACCTCTTGCTGAAGGCGGTACATCTGCTGCTTATAAAGAATCTATGAGATATACGTTTTTCCATTGGGGGATTCATGCTTGGGGAATTTATGCAATTGTTGCCTTAGGCCTAGCGTATTATAAATTCCGTAAAGACGAGCCTGGACTGATCTCTGCTACATTAAAGCCGGTATTAGGGAACAGAATGAATGGTCCTCTAGGAACGCTGATTGATGTTTTAGCTGTCTTTGCAACAGTGATTGGTGTTGCTACTACATTAGGATTTGGGGCTGCACAAATTAATGGGGGATTGACCTATTTACTAGGGATTCCAAATAATTTTACGGTTCAATTTATTATCATTGCTGTTGTCACTGTTTTATTTATGATTTCTGCCTGGTCTGGATTAGGTAAAGGAATAAAATACTTAAGTAATACAAATATGTTTCTTGCAATTGGTCTATTTATTTTAATGTTTTTCATTGGACCAACCATTCTTATTTTAAACATGTTTACAGATACAGTTGGTGGATATATTCAAAACATCGCTCAGATGAGTTTCCGAATAGCGCCACTCAATGAAGAACATCGTGGTTGGATTAATGGCTGGACGATTTTCTATTGGGCTTGGTGGATTTCTTGGTCACCATTTGTCGGGATCTTTATTGCTCGTGTATCAAGGGGACGTACGATACGTGAATTTTTAATTGGTGTTTTATTATTGCCTGCAGTTGTTAGCTTTTTATGGTTTGCAACATTTGGTACATCAGCAATTGAGATTCAGAAAGCGGGAATTGTGGATTTAACACAATTTGCTACTGAAGAGGTTTTATTTGCTATCTTTAATCAATTACCAGGTTCTACAATCCTCTCGATTGTTGCAATCACGCTTATTAGTACATTTTTCATTACATCTGCCGATTCTGCAACGTTCGTATTAGGGATGCAGACGACATATGGTTCTCTCACCCCTTCTAATTCAGTGAAATTAACGTGGGGTATTGCTCAGTCTACAGTTGCGCTTATCTTGCTTTATAGTGGAGGATTGCAAGCATTACAAAATGCCTTAATTATTGCTGCCTTTCCATTCTCCTTTATAATAGCACTGATGATGATCTCTCTCTATCTATCGTTAACAAAGGAAAAGAAAGAGCTGGGACTCTATTTTAAGCCAACACCAAAAAAGAAGGCTCCTAAAGTCTAA
- a CDS encoding restriction endonuclease has product MTYRIEEKKWILYRHTSDFNIISTVAIELKSFNRTLISEDKKLNLLQRLREMNFYTGRNPGMPLDSINHRINTLEFFMFGYKDKVDGQKRFLFSPLGNLFLNNIGNKEKIRKIFLTMLWALQFPHTYGGTDRVFEVFPFRLIFKLLTDERLEYKLYAFEYAYLVAFTQSINDEKYEELVNDIINLRALSNAEIEILFNNKRHVLVNAVYEWDYYYRRLFEQIGLFNVELGDQICRIQQGNTNTFRKVTRNSVSISDHIYDYCLKLLEEFPFDEQPLKLNDPERLKKDIIKEIHSFYPKTLLREIGELDNELELKLLELPKLIEQYSNNNDGAEAYLFEDVLVDGFNMFHNVQAEKIGGAGNTDIECLYIDGNMKFAVDAKSTKNKLSSLNAGRLALHREKIGGEYTIVVTSRYVPAVRNDIRNTPTVIILARTFSEFLYNCINNDVREVGYSDFNEIISNNLGNDVSNLVSDLTINMFSVQEN; this is encoded by the coding sequence ATGACATACAGGATAGAAGAAAAGAAATGGATACTGTACCGGCATACTAGTGATTTTAATATTATTAGTACTGTTGCTATTGAATTAAAGAGTTTTAACCGAACTCTTATTTCCGAAGATAAAAAATTAAACCTTTTACAGAGGCTAAGGGAAATGAATTTTTATACTGGAAGAAATCCCGGAATGCCTCTTGATTCTATTAATCACAGGATTAATACGTTGGAATTCTTTATGTTTGGATATAAAGATAAAGTTGATGGGCAAAAAAGGTTTTTATTTAGTCCATTAGGAAATTTATTTCTAAACAATATAGGAAACAAAGAAAAAATCAGAAAAATATTTTTAACAATGCTCTGGGCTTTACAGTTCCCACACACTTATGGGGGGACTGATAGAGTCTTCGAGGTGTTTCCATTTAGGCTGATTTTTAAGTTGTTAACTGACGAGCGCCTTGAATATAAATTATATGCATTTGAGTACGCTTACCTAGTTGCTTTTACTCAGAGTATTAATGATGAAAAATATGAAGAATTAGTAAATGATATTATTAACCTTAGAGCATTATCAAATGCGGAGATTGAGATATTATTTAATAATAAGAGGCATGTATTGGTTAATGCTGTTTATGAATGGGACTACTATTATAGACGATTATTTGAACAAATTGGTCTTTTTAATGTAGAACTCGGAGATCAAATATGCAGAATTCAGCAAGGAAATACAAACACATTTCGAAAGGTAACAAGAAATTCAGTTAGTATTTCTGACCATATATATGACTATTGTTTGAAATTGTTAGAGGAATTCCCTTTTGATGAGCAACCTCTAAAATTAAATGACCCAGAAAGGTTAAAAAAAGATATCATAAAGGAGATACATAGTTTTTATCCAAAAACCTTATTAAGAGAAATTGGAGAATTAGATAATGAGCTAGAACTTAAATTGCTCGAATTACCGAAACTAATCGAACAATACTCTAATAACAATGATGGTGCTGAAGCATACCTTTTTGAAGATGTTTTAGTAGACGGTTTCAATATGTTCCATAATGTTCAGGCAGAAAAAATAGGTGGAGCAGGAAATACCGATATTGAATGCCTTTATATAGATGGGAATATGAAGTTTGCGGTTGATGCTAAATCTACTAAGAACAAATTATCTAGTTTAAATGCAGGTAGGTTAGCACTTCATAGGGAAAAAATAGGTGGAGAATATACAATTGTAGTTACATCAAGATATGTTCCTGCTGTCCGGAATGACATAAGAAATACACCAACAGTAATTATACTTGCTAGGACTTTCTCGGAATTCTTGTATAATTGTATAAATAACGATGTTAGAGAGGTAGGTTATTCAGATTTTAATGAAATAATATCCAATAACTTAGGTAATGATGTTAGTAATTTAGTATCGGATCTTACTATTAATATGTTCTCGGTGCAAGAAAACTAG